The Undibacterium cyanobacteriorum genomic sequence TGCCAAACCTTGGCTCACCAGAGATGCGTCTGGTGTTTTGTAGATCAAAGCTGAACCCATCAATTCCGCTGGGAACAAATCGAATTCTGGCGCACGTGCATTACCAGTCGAAGCTTGTTCACGACCGTTCAACAAGGAACCGTTGAAAGATGGTGCCAAACCGCGAATGCTGATATCAGCAGACTTACCAGAAGAACGGCTACGTTGCGCAGTGACACCTGGCAAACGCGCGATAGATTCAGCCACGCTGGAATCTGGCAACTTACCAATGTCTTCAGCAGAAATCGCTTCAACGATGGAAGTAGAATTTTTCTTCAAGGAGATCGCCGCTTCGATACCACGACGAATACCGGTCACAACAACCGTGTCAGGTGCTTGTTCTTGCGCGGCTGGTTTTGCTTCTGCTTGTTGTGCGTAAGCAGTGCCAGAGCTCAAGGCAAACATCACAGCACAACCCGCTGCGATTGGGGTTAATTTCAACACAGCACGGTTCAGGTTGAATACCTGTTGCTGCTGACGGCTTTTCTGGTCCATACAAATCTCCAAATATTTTTGTGAGGCTCAAAATCCAAATTGGGGGGGGAGGTGTTAACAACTACTTTCGTTTCATCTTGCTACCGAATTCGATTTGGTGCAAAAAATACAGCCAACTAAATTCTTGGGTCTAGTTTGTATCAAAACTAAATCGCATGTCAACCATAAAAAAAGCGAATAACTGCATAAAAAACCCTTCTCTCTCTAGAGGAATATTGAATGGCGTGGCAGGAAAACCACAAAAACAACAACTTTTTAAATGTAGTCAAACTACATAAAACAAAAATCCTTAACAACATTTCACTAAAAAATTCAAAGCGCTTTGTAAATTTTCCCTGATTTTTCTCAAAGCGCTTGCAAAGCTTTTTCGGCATTTTTCTCAAAGCGCTTTAAATATTGAGGCGAAATCGCTTTAAAAATCCTAATACCAGCCCTCGATAGATCAAGATAGTCGCAATATTGCCCCAGACAATGGGGTAAAAGATTTACAGAAAATAGAGCAACACAACAATACCAGTTGCTTTTTAAGCACTAATTAAGGGTATTGTGGAGGTCGATTCAATTACCTCGACTCGCTACGAAGACTCCACTCATCCGCAAGGGCGAAAAAAAACCACGACTCTGCTGAGCCGTGGCTATCTGTGTTATGCCGCCAAGAAGTCACTCAGGGGCTATCCGAATACTTCTTCAAATTAATTCTTCAAATGCCTGATTCAAATTACTTATTCAATTTCGGGCGTCCCGCCTTGAGCTCCGGTAGGTTTTCCAGTTGCGCTTGAACTTGATTGACGTCCAAGGTTTTCAAAAGCGCCAAACCAATTCGTAGAAGTTGACTCTTCTTCACTTCTACACCCTTACTCAAACACTCCTTTTTCACTTCACCAAGAACCGCATATTCAGACTCTGGCATCGTAAAGCTATCGCGCACGAGCTTTTCCTTTTTCTGTTTCAAGGTTTTCGTTGACCCAGTTTCTTTTGCCGCAGCATGCTTCTTGAGATCGGCCTTCGTGGCAGATCTCTTCATTGTTGACTTCTTCAGTTCCACTTGTAACGCATTTGATTTCTTCGCGCCCTGCTTCGCTGGCGACTTCTTCGCGTCAATGACTTTTTCCACGGCCAACTTCGCTGTACTGAGGATTTTCTTCTCGGAGATGACCGTCGGCTTTACTACATTCGTCGCTTTCTTAGTTTTCCCCGCCGCGCTAACAGAAACAGGCGCTGCCGTCGTTTTAGCGCTTGAAGTTGACTTTGCTCTTGGGTTTAAGCTCGCCTTCGCTTTGGAGCTTGCAGCGCCCTTCGCTGTTACGTTAGCCATTTTTTTTGAAATCACCATATCTACTCTCCTCTTAAAAATCGTATAAATGATTTATACCATAAATTTTCTCGAGAAATATGACATCGCATCCACCAATTCCACCAATACTAAGAAGGATTAGCGCGTACCACAAAATCCACCCCCACCTCACGCCAGACTTCAATCTCCTTTTGCAACCAATAGGCGACGGTTGGATGCAAGTCGACCCATGACTGCGTCAACTCGAGTTCAATCCCCCGCTTCATCTTGATCCGAATATCACTCACATCTAACACGATTTTTGTGTGCATAAAGGTTACCGCTAACCGGAGTGCCAGCACCGCTTTCGTAAAATCAGGATCGCCCAAAGCATCGCCTAATTTTCGCAAATTCCCCTTTTGGCTCAACACTAAACGACTCATCAGCTTCTGTTCACGCGTCGTAAAACCGACGATATCGGCATGCTCCACCAAATAACTACTGTGTTTATGAAATCCTGTATGCGAGACCGCGAGACCGACCTCATGCATTAGGCCGCTCCAATACACATAACGCTGCAACTGCTCGTTAGTCGGTTTGAGTTGAGTAAAAATCAGCTGCGCGAGTTCAGCAGCGGATTTAGCACGCGCCATATCGGCTCGGAATAAATCAAGAAAATCATGGACCGCTTGATCACGACGATCGCGCTTACTCGAACGTAATTGCAAATCCCACATCACGCCCATACGCAAACCCGCTTCGATGGGCTGCATTACTTGAATGTTTAGCTCTTGAAACAGACCGATCAGTATTGATAAACCACCGATCACCATGGCGACGCGTTCGGGCTTAATTCCAGCAAGATTGAGTGCATCAATACGCCCTTTTTGAATACAATAGTCACGCAAGGCCAATAGTTTAGGCAAACTGACCTCCGCATCGCCAAAACCATTCTTTAACAAGGCGTCCGAGATGGCGCGCACCGTACCGGACGAGCCATAGGCATTACGCCAAAATTCAGGCTGGAAGCCTGACTTCGCATCCTCGAGAATCGAGCGCACGGATAAGACTGCGCTATCAAAACCCGCAGCCGTAATGACACCGTCGGGGAAATACACGGAGCTATGCTTCACAGTCCCCATGCCAAACGACTCTACTTTGGCGATTTCATGACCGCGACCAAGAATGATTTCCGTCGAACCACCACCAATATCAATCACCAGGCGACGTTCGGTCGGAATAGCCAAGGTGTGCGACACGCCTAAGTAAATTAAGCGTCCTTCCTCCTCGCCGGAGATGACTTCAATCGGATGACCGAGCGCTGCTTCAGCCATCGGCAAGAATTCGGCAGCGTTCTTGGCAATACGCACCGTGTTGGTAGCCACGCAGCGCACTTCGATGTCGTCATAGCTCGCCAATAGTTCTTTAAAACGCTGCAAGCAAGACACTGCACGGTCCATCGCCTCTGGCGTCAGGCATCCTTTGTTATCAAGACCCGCACCAAGGCGAATCGGTTCGCGAGCGCTTTTGAGCACCCGCATGGTCTGCCCATCATGGCTACCAATATGCAATCGAAAACTATTTGAACCCAAATCAACCGCAGCAAACATAAAACTCCTCAAACGGTTCTGGTTAATTGACTTGACCGCACTTCTCCCGCAGTCGACAAGCTCGTCCAAACATCATAGCTGATGCAAGAACCAGTTCACAAACAAACTGTGGCGAACGTCTTTTTTCCGTTGCAATGGACGACGCTGTGACTCAGCATGCTGAGAATATCACGCAGCAGCGGGCACTTGTGCACGCTTCAAATTTGAATGAGCCACTCAACGTAGGGCCCGATATTGATATAAACGATATTAATCAATTTCGATGACAAGTCGATGACGACGATAGTCTCGTGCGAGCACGCAGAGAAACGGGATTTGGTGACTTAAGGAAGTTGGCGACGTAAGCGAGCTGGCGACTAAGCGAGTTGCGTAAAGAACCGCTTCTCCAGTGACTGTAAGCCAGTCGTATCGAGAATTTCCGCTAAGCGTCGCGCCGCCTTACCGCTCTTTTGGCCTTTATATTCAGCGATGATGAGTTCGTTCTTCATCGAATGCTCCCAGCCGACCAATTCGGTGACACGCACTTGGTAGCCGTGCGATTCCAACTGCAAACAGCGCAGCACATTGGTGATCTGGCTACCGAACTCACGCGTATGGATAGGATGACGCCACAATTCCGATAGAGGATTATTGCGTACCGCATCGCCTTTTGTCTTACGCAATTCTGCTGCAACTTCGGCTTGGCAACATGGTACCAGCACCATGTAACGGGCTTTCTTCTTCAACGCGAATTCAATCGCGTCGTCGGTCGCCGTATTGCACGCGTGAAGTGCGGTGACGATATCGATTTGTTCAGGCAAAGCTTGCGAACTCGTCGACTCGGCCACGGACAAGTTCAAAAACTCCATCCCTGGGAACGCAAGACGCTGTGCTAACTCACGTGAACGCTCTACCAACTCATCGCGTGTTTCAATCCCATAAATCTTTGACGCGCGCGCTGGGCTGTCCGCTTCCGCACTTGCAAGCATGGGTTTGAAAAACAGATCATACAAAATAAATCCCAAGTAAGACTTACCCGCTCCGTGATCAACCAAAGAAACGCGCGATTGCGCGTTCATGACCTCTTGCATCAGCGGTTCAATGAATTGATATAAGTGATAGACCTGCTTGAGCTTACGGCGGCTGTCTTGGTTCATCTTGCCATCGCGCGTCAAGATATGCAGCTCCTTCAGTAGTTCTAAGGATTGACCGGGACGGATCTCATGCTTTTCTTGGGCGTTGGATTTCATGGCGCTGCTTCTGGATGATGGACGATCGCCAAGTTCAACATGTCAAACAACAGGCTTGGCGTCACAGGAAGTAAAGCGCCATTTTACTCGAAGTACCAAGGCAACACAAAAGCACCGCCCTCCGCCGCATCATGCAGGATAAGGGACTTAGCTCGAATTATCTGCAGACTAAGTGGATTCCGCACCCACTTGTTTGTTCGTCTGATATTTAACAAACAAGACACTCAAGGCCGCACACAATAGCAAAGCACCTGCAAGTCGGATGACATTCTCAGGGCTTGCACCGAGCACACTTCGGTACAACAATGGCAAGGTGAAGATTTGTATGATCATAGGAATCACAATGAACATATTGAAAATCCCCATGTAGACACCGGTGCGCTCTGGCGGAATCGAACCCGCCAGCATGATGTAGGGATTTCCCATGATACTGGCCCAAGCCAGTCCCATACCCAACATCGCGATGTAGAAGTAAGCGCTATGATGGATGGACGGTATCGCCAACAAACCCAGCCCCGCTGCACTCAAACACACTGCATGCACGCGCTGCGGCCCCCATTTTTGTGCAAACGGTACCAAGGCGAAGGCGGATAAAAAGGCGATAAAGTTATAGAAGGCGCCCAACTGGCCATTGAGCAAACCCGCATCGCGGAATCCAGCGGAGCTCGGATCACTGGTGTCATACACCGTCTTTGCCAAACACAGCACAATGTATTGCCAATAGCAGAACAAGGCATACCATTGAAATAGCTTCATCAAAGCCAGCTGTTTCATGGTCAAAGGCATCTCTTTGATGGCAAGCCAAATTTCTTTTAAGGTCGCGCTAGCATCTCGTGGTTGGGCTTGAATCGCGGCCACTTCCTCGGCTGTCAGCGGAATTTCAGGCGTGGTTTTCAAAGACCACAACACCGAACCCAGCGAAAACACCGCACCGATCAGAAAAGCCGCCATCACGATTTGCGGGATATGGTTGCTTCCCACCGCATCTTTATTCATGCCTAAAAATACGAGTAAGGAAGGCGTCAGATAGGCCAGTGTTTGCCCCAATCCGGTAAAGGCACTCTGCGTCAGGAAGCCTAAAGAATGTTGATGACTATCGAGACGGTCACTAACGTAGGCGCGATATGGCTCCATCGTGATGTTATTGGCCGCATCTAAAATCCACAGCAAACTCGCCGCCATCCATAAAGTCGGACTGTAGGGCATCGCCAATAATCCGAGGCTACATAAAATCGCACCGATCAAAAAATAGGGAGTCCGGCGTCCCCATCTGCTGACCGTCTTGTCGCTCATGGCGCCAACGATAGGCTGCACGATCAAGCCCGTCACCGGACCGGCCAACCACAAATAGGGCAAGCTTGCCTCGTCAGCACCGAGATAACTATAGATCGGACTCATGCTGCTTTGCTGTAGTCCGAAGCTAAATTGAATTCCAAAAAAGCCGAAATTCATATTCAATATCTGCCAGAAACTCAGATGTGCTTTTTTCGAATTCATGGTCTCGCTCCTGCGTACTTTTGCGTAGATGAAAGTGGATTCAAGGCCAAGCTTGATAGAACTGACGATCAGGGGCAATTGCGCCGCGTACACCACAAATCGCCGTAGCGAATTGATGCGCTTGACTCAAGACTCGATCGAGCTCGCGATTGGCCAACCAACCACGAATAAAGCAAGCGCTAAAGGCGTCACCAGCGCCAACGGTATCGCACAAAGTCCAATTGGCTGGCATCTGCAATGACGAACCAGCGTGACCAAGGTTGGTAAAAACTGAGCCTGATGCGTCAAGATAAAAATAACCGGCCTCCCCCAGCGTCACAATCATCGCTTGCATCATGTACTCCGCCATCACCGCGCGACAAGCCTTGGTGAGACTGCCCGCTTCAAGCTCAATCGACTCCGGATAGGCCACTGGCAAAGCGTGTGCCAGGACATAAACCAACTCGTCCTCATTGAGTTTGACGATGTCCGCGTAACTCAGCGACAGCTGCACCGTCTCGAGAGTGAACTGCGCCTCGCGCAAATTCAGATCAAGAAATTTCGTACTGCCTTCACATAAATCAGACTCAAGCAATGCCAATAGGCTGGCGCGCGATCCTTCCTGCCTTTGAATCAAACTACCGAAATAGACAAGATCGGGCGGATATTCAGGAAACTGCTGCGCCACCACGGTCATCACTTGGTCGCCATCAATATAGTCATACGCCTGTTGCTGCATAATCTCGAAACGATGCGTAGGTCCATCATGTGCATCACCGTCGCCACTACCCATATGCACGACCACGCGACCAGTCGGATAGTGCGGATCGATTTGTACACCCTCAGTCGCCACGCCATATCGCTCACATTCCTGCAAAATCTGGCGACCATGCGCATCGTCTGCAATCCGCGTGATCATCAGATTTTCTACTCCCAGTAATGCCAAGCTGCGCGCCACATTGAAGGGTGCGCCACCAATCACACTTTGGTCGGGAAAATCATCGACCAGCGCTTCACCAAATATCAAACAATTCTTCATCAACCTATCCTTTGTGATACCGCATCAGCGTACAGACTATCAAGCATAAAACCAAATCGCACTATACGGTGCAATTTTGATCTGACGCTCCGCGTCATACCATGCCGAATCTGGGTCGAGGCTATGATGACGCCTTTGCTGCAAATCGTACTCACTCGATGAGTTTACAAGGCCTGCGGAACGCATACCTTGCTGCGCAAGCTCAGCAGCGATGATCTGCTCGTTCTCTGAAAAATTAAACAAGCAAAATACATCCTGGTGGTGGTCAGCCTCCGAACGACGGCGAACAAAACCCAACACCGCGGGATTGTTCAAATTCACCACGTGGCGTGAGGCGTGCGCAGCCAAGGCAGGAAGAGCTCGACGTTGCTGTATCAGGCGTCGCAAATTCTGGAAAATTTCCTCACTTACCGTGATGTTCGCATCCGCGCTCTGACCATCATCATGCCTTGCACGCCGTACAGCCTGCACATCAAAAAAGGGGCGCTGCAACCAACGCGCATCGTGACGACGTTGAGGATCATTTTGGTAGTCGAGCTCATTGGTTTGCCCAAGTTCATCACCCATGTACAACAAAGGCATACCGCCGAAGCTAAACGCTAAGCTATACAACATCAAGAGGCGTCGCACGGCCATTTCATTACCACGCAATTCTAAACCGTGCACACCACATAAAGAGGCAGCCATGCCGACCGTACCATGCACCGCAGTCGGATCACTGGCTTGAAAACGACGACCATCGGCAAAGGAATTCTCCTCTTCTGAATAAAAATTCGACGCCGCTTGCAAGCGTTGCAGCGCACTGGTTTTTACACCTAATTGATCGGCCTTCGTCTCATCTGCATTTCGATCTACATTTCGATTCAACTCAGCACGCAATACATTCCAACCGATATCATCGTGACAGCGCACATAATTGAGCCAGGTCGTTTGTTCAGGTAGTGATGGCGTGTTTTCAAAGACGGCAAGGAGCGCATCATTTCGCTGTTCCGCCAAGGCGACCCACGACGCTGCCATTAAACTACTGTGATACGCAATATGGCATTCCTTGATCTGTTTTGCACTATCGCCGAGATAAGGGGGTAAGTCTGCTGTCGGCACAATCGCTTCTGCCTTCAACAAAACAGCTGGACACACCATCTGCACCACCGCGCGCATGGCTTGCAGGATCCAGTGCGCCTCCTCTTGATTCATGCAATTGGTGCCGAGCCGCTTCCAGAGAAAGGCCGTCGAGTCCAAACGAAAAGCTTCAATGCCCCAGTTCGCCAATTGCAACATGGCTTTCACCATCTGCAGCAAGACTTGTGGATTGGCATAATTTAAGTCCCATTGAAAGGGATAAAAAGTCGTCCAAACCCAACGCTGAAGACCGGGCACCCAAGTAAAATTACCAGGCGCGGCTTGAGGGAAAATTTGCCCCAAGCTTTGCTCATAGCGATCGGGTATTTCTCTGTTTTCAAAAATATGGAAGAACGCTTGGTAATCAGGGTCACCTTGTTGCGCAGCCAAAGCCCAAGCATGATCATCCGCAACATGGTTCAAAACCAGATCTGAACACAGGGAGATGCCGGCAGCGCGCAAATCAACACACAGTTGCCGTAAATCGTCCACTGTGCCGAGTTCCGTTTGCACTTCCTCAAAACTTGAAACGGCGAATCCACCATCATTCTCACCGGCACGGGCACGCAAAAATGGCAGCAAATGCAGATAGCGTACGCCCAGCTCTTGTAAGTGCGGAATCCGATCACGCACTCCATTCAAGTTGCCAGCAAAGCGATCCACATAGGCACAGTAAGCCAGCATATCTTGCTGACAAAACCAATTGCCATTGGCGGCACGCTGGCGATCGAGTTCGATCAATTCGTCAGCACGTTCGAGTAGCGCCTGCTGCAGGGCGCCTTTCATATTGGCGAGCAGTGTTGACGACTGCGATTCACCATAAATGCGCTGCAAACACTGTTCGAGCGTCGCCCCATGCGCCGACCAACGCTGATCGAACAGTGCTGTGCGATCTAAAGCGAAGTTGGATGAATCGACGTTTGAATGAGCGGCAATCATAATAGGCATGGATCGGGGTGCAGCAAAGAAAGGGGAAGTCATCATCTACAACTTGATTGAAATACAGGCATGATGACTTCGCCTCAAGGCTGGAAAAGCGAAAACTTCAAAAAATATTTTTGCTCTGAGCGCGAGTAGAACCGTCGCTATCAGCAACAGTTCCTGCACTCGGAAACCGACTTATTAGAAGGAATACGTCAAACTCGCGCGAACGCTGCGGCCATTGATCGAGCGTGCTGCATGGCCATCGCCTTCCACTTCGGTATAGCCAATCTTATTGAACAGATTATTGGCATTCAAAGACAGCTTAACGCGATCATTCACTTGGTAATTCACGAAGGCATTGACCACACTGAAACCTGGCAAAGTCAAGGTATTAGCATCGTCACCCCAAGACTTGCTGGTTCCTATCCAACTTGCACCCAAAGTGATATCACCGAGGTTGTAAGTCGGCGTCAGTTGATAAACTGTGCGCGCTTGACGACGTGGCGTTTTACCGATCACCGACTTATCATTCGCACCAACGATTTCAGCATTGGTCAAGGTCAGACCACCATTCAATCGGAAATCACCAAGACGATAACTGGCTTCCACTTCCACACCTTTTGCATCGTAAGAATTGGCGGTGAATTTTTGCGTCGTTGCTTCGAAATTCGACTCATCCGTTTTGGCGTGGAACAAAGTCACGAAACTACTCAAGTCACCACTCTTCCATTTCACGCCAGCTTCCGTTTGCTTCACGATATTCGTACTGATCGGTGTCGTGCCATCGAGCGGATTACCAAACATGACGCGGTCGGCATTGAAGGCAATACCGTCACTAATACGGGCGAACACAGCAAGATTTTTTTCGATCGAATAGTTTGCGCCCACTGAGTAAGATGTGTGGCTGACGGAGTAATCAATCGTCTTCACATTGGCTTGACTGTAGGCTTGACGTACCGCTTGGTTATAAGTGCCACTGGCATCTTGTTGATCACGACGCACGCTCGCATCAATATTCAATGGACCGGATTCAAAGCCGATCGCTGCATAAGGCGATGTGGTTTTGTATTGCGCATCAATCGCACGGTTACAGCATCCGCCCCACACATCGGTACCTTGTGCTAACAAGCCAGGTGATCCTGCAACTGTTACGGACGAATTCAAGAGCGCAGGTTTGTCACCAGTCGCCTGCAATAAGTAGTGGTTAAAGTTCCATGTCAATGCAACGTTTTGCAATGAAGTGAATAAGCCTGCCGTGAAAGTTAACTTCCCATCCGCGGTGGTGATGCTATTGCTAGCCCGTAGATCATTCACCGTACTGCCGAGATCATCAATCGACGTATTAAACACTGCGGCAGTGAACGCTGCACCGGTATAGGCCTTGCCTGCGTTCGGGCCGGTCGCATAGGTCATATTCTTTTGCGCATTGCCATTATCCGCTGGGAAGATCGAAATGAAGCGGCCTGTGTTGGTCGATTTACGGAATTTCTCATCCAAGGTCCAACCACCACCGAGATTCAAAGAGGCTTCACCACCAATCGCATTGGTCGTTACATGGAGTCCATCATTGATGTTAGTAGCAATGCGATTATTGTTTTTATCGAGCACGATATCTTTGACCCAATACGGAGAGTAGAAGCTCGCTTTGCGTGGATCGATGCCGACGATTTCGCTGATATTGCCATTAACCGTTTTGACGGGCACCGGCATATTCATCGGCGTTTTATCATCGAGGTGTTTGAAGCTCAAACGCACATAACCATTGTCGAGTTCACGCGTGATATTGGCGCGCAATTGACCGCCATCTTCGCCAGTCATACCAGCTGGTCGTGAGCTATCACCCACACGATAGAAGCCTCCAATAAACATCCGTGTTTTATCGGAGATCGCAGCGCCGTAATCGAAGTCATAGCGCGTTTGATTAAAATCCAAACCTTTGCTGATACCGATGCTGCCACCCTTTTCTTTACCGCTCCGCGTAATGAAGTTGATGATACCGCCCGGTGCATTAGTCGCTAAAGTAGAAGCAGAACCTCCACGCACTACCTCTAAATGACTCAAACCACCATCGGCACGGACGTACATATCTGGCGTCACGAAGGCCACGTCACCAAACAAGATAATCGGTAAGCCATCTTCCTGGAACTGTACGTAGCGTGCGCCACCCGCTGAAATCGGCACGCCACGTACAGTCAAGTTCGCGTTCCCCTCCCCCCCGGAAGATTCTGCACGAACACCTGGAATCGAACGCAAGATTTCCGCCGCATTAGTCGGCGATGCTTGCATGATTTGATCAGCTTCGAGTGTACTGATAGCGACACTCGCCTTCATTTTTGACTTGCCGATTGGTGAACCCGTGATCACCACCGTATCGAGGTTCAGCCCATTCTTATCTGCTGTGCTTTGCGCTGCGGCACCATTATCTTGAGCCTGTACGGCCATCGACAACATCGCCAGGGCGACGGCTACACTCAATTTGCGGGGTTGATTTGGCATACTCATCTGTGTCTCCTTAGAATTTTTTCGAATTAATCACACCTAGTTTTAGATTCGGTTCAGTAACACTGACAAGCGAGCACTTTTGGCACACTGCTGACGCTTCATTCCTCAAACATGCGGCCCATCAATCCGCATTCAGAACTTAACAAACATAGCTTTGCCGATTACCGATGGAAGCCATTATGTGTGCTTTTTCGGCTTTATGCAATCGATTGCATAAACTTTCTATAGTGCGCCGCATATAAGCCTTAGAAAAAAGCTCGCATTCAGCGCGAAAAGGAGTATCCTCGATCAGCTCCCGATCTTACTCAGAATTCCTTACAAGATAAGGACAAAATCATTATTAAACAATAGCTTACGATAAAACTAGGATGATGATGCAAGCCCCAAAAAGGGTGAAGACAAGTATGAATTATTGCATCGCACCAATTTGCACGATTTTCGACTGTGGCAATCATGCAATTGCCTGCAAACCGCATTGCAAACGGTTGCATAAAATAAGAAATGAGCATGACTTGCGAGCTCGCATCTAGCAAGCAAGCACGCTCAACATGGGCATTTTGGAGGGATCTAAAAAAGACTTAACTCGATTGCCGCGCAACCAAGGTCGTTTCGAGCAATTGTGGACCAGTCGTGTTTTGTTCTGACAAGGCTAAGACTGCGCTAACGAGCGCCTCACCAGCCGCCGCAATTGGCTGCCGTATGGTGCTTAAGGGAGGATGAAAATAACGCGCCAAAGCGATGTCGTCGTAACCAACCACTGCCACGTCCTGCGGCACCGCCAAGCCACTTGCGCGAAATAAGTTAATGGCGGTCATCGCCAACAAATCACTGCAAGCGAAGACGGCGTCGAAAGTGACGCCACGCGACAGTAAAGTTTCAACAGCCCAGCGACCACCCTCTTCAGTAAAAGCGGCAGACAATACGAGATTAGGATCGACCGCCATGCCAGCCGCTTGCAAAGCTTGGCAATAGCCCTGATAACGGTGCGCTACTTCCGGCAGTTGCGTATCACCAAAAAAAGCAATGCGTTTTTTGCCCGCATCGATCAGATGCTGACAGGCCAAGCGACCACCAGCCACGTTGTCACTACCAACCGTCACGTAAAGCTGCTGCGGTATTTGCGCACCCCAGACCACGATAGGCACTTTGCGCGCCGCCATTTGATTGAGTTGATCATGATGGCGCCACTGGCCGATCAGAATCACGCCAATCGCACGGCCTGTATCGTAAATTTGCGCTGCCGCATCGAGCTCTTCCGCACTCACGCGCGTCAACAACATATCGTAGCCACGCTCAGTCAATGCATCGGCGATGCTACCGATAATTCCCAAGAAAAATGGATCAGAGAGGTGCTGATGACTCGCCGTATCAAACGGCACCACCACCGCAACCGTTTTATTTTGCTTCAGCCTTAAATTCTGCGCGCCGACATTGATCGAGTAGTTTAATGACTTCGCTAAGGCTTCGATGCGTTGACGCGTTTCCTCGCCAATCAAGGGGCTCTTACTCAATGCACGCGACACCGTCGATGTTGAAACACCCGCCAGGCGCGCGATATCAGCCATTTGTAGGCGGCGCTGATCTTTGGATTCGGAAGAAGCTTTCTTAGTCATGAAATTTCGAAACGGTGGGCACAATTTTGAACACGAGCACACATGTTCAATGACGCTCGATTATAGTGTAAGTGCGAATCATCGTTACAGCTTTTAAGCACCTCAAACCTACGACACCAAATCAGCGCCATAACATCAGCAAGCCAAAGCAAGCAAAGGCTGGTGCAAACAAAAAAGACTAAGAGGGAATTTGCGATTCAAATGTTTCGGACGAAAAAAAAAGACTTGGCAAGCCAAGTCTTTTTTATTTTGGTAGGCCGTGCGGGATTCGAACCTGCGACCAACGGATTAAAAGTCCGCTGCTCTACCAGCTGAGCTAACGACCCAAAACTTTTTCAGTTTATTGCATTACTTACTGCATTACTTATTACATTAATTTATCACGTCATTTCAAAGCAAAATACTAAGATTTCGTGACAAATAAAAAAGACTTAGATTTTCACCTAAGTCTTTTCCACTGAATTCGTGGTAGGCCGTGCGGGATTCGAACCTGCGACCAACGGATTAAAAGTCCGCTGCTCTACCAGCTGAGCTAACGACCCGAAAGAACGAAATTATAGAATGATTCTATGA encodes the following:
- a CDS encoding Ppx/GppA phosphatase family protein is translated as MFAAVDLGSNSFRLHIGSHDGQTMRVLKSAREPIRLGAGLDNKGCLTPEAMDRAVSCLQRFKELLASYDDIEVRCVATNTVRIAKNAAEFLPMAEAALGHPIEVISGEEEGRLIYLGVSHTLAIPTERRLVIDIGGGSTEIILGRGHEIAKVESFGMGTVKHSSVYFPDGVITAAGFDSAVLSVRSILEDAKSGFQPEFWRNAYGSSGTVRAISDALLKNGFGDAEVSLPKLLALRDYCIQKGRIDALNLAGIKPERVAMVIGGLSILIGLFQELNIQVMQPIEAGLRMGVMWDLQLRSSKRDRRDQAVHDFLDLFRADMARAKSAAELAQLIFTQLKPTNEQLQRYVYWSGLMHEVGLAVSHTGFHKHSSYLVEHADIVGFTTREQKLMSRLVLSQKGNLRKLGDALGDPDFTKAVLALRLAVTFMHTKIVLDVSDIRIKMKRGIELELTQSWVDLHPTVAYWLQKEIEVWREVGVDFVVRANPS
- a CDS encoding class I SAM-dependent methyltransferase is translated as MKSNAQEKHEIRPGQSLELLKELHILTRDGKMNQDSRRKLKQVYHLYQFIEPLMQEVMNAQSRVSLVDHGAGKSYLGFILYDLFFKPMLASAEADSPARASKIYGIETRDELVERSRELAQRLAFPGMEFLNLSVAESTSSQALPEQIDIVTALHACNTATDDAIEFALKKKARYMVLVPCCQAEVAAELRKTKGDAVRNNPLSELWRHPIHTREFGSQITNVLRCLQLESHGYQVRVTELVGWEHSMKNELIIAEYKGQKSGKAARRLAEILDTTGLQSLEKRFFTQLA
- a CDS encoding MFS transporter — encoded protein: MNSKKAHLSFWQILNMNFGFFGIQFSFGLQQSSMSPIYSYLGADEASLPYLWLAGPVTGLIVQPIVGAMSDKTVSRWGRRTPYFLIGAILCSLGLLAMPYSPTLWMAASLLWILDAANNITMEPYRAYVSDRLDSHQHSLGFLTQSAFTGLGQTLAYLTPSLLVFLGMNKDAVGSNHIPQIVMAAFLIGAVFSLGSVLWSLKTTPEIPLTAEEVAAIQAQPRDASATLKEIWLAIKEMPLTMKQLALMKLFQWYALFCYWQYIVLCLAKTVYDTSDPSSAGFRDAGLLNGQLGAFYNFIAFLSAFALVPFAQKWGPQRVHAVCLSAAGLGLLAIPSIHHSAYFYIAMLGMGLAWASIMGNPYIMLAGSIPPERTGVYMGIFNMFIVIPMIIQIFTLPLLYRSVLGASPENVIRLAGALLLCAALSVLFVKYQTNKQVGAEST
- a CDS encoding PfkB family carbohydrate kinase, which codes for MKNCLIFGEALVDDFPDQSVIGGAPFNVARSLALLGVENLMITRIADDAHGRQILQECERYGVATEGVQIDPHYPTGRVVVHMGSGDGDAHDGPTHRFEIMQQQAYDYIDGDQVMTVVAQQFPEYPPDLVYFGSLIQRQEGSRASLLALLESDLCEGSTKFLDLNLREAQFTLETVQLSLSYADIVKLNEDELVYVLAHALPVAYPESIELEAGSLTKACRAVMAEYMMQAMIVTLGEAGYFYLDASGSVFTNLGHAGSSLQMPANWTLCDTVGAGDAFSACFIRGWLANRELDRVLSQAHQFATAICGVRGAIAPDRQFYQAWP